AAGAGTGCTGCAATGCCTCCAAGACTCATTCCGTATCCAGAAGAGGTTGGCACACCTATAACAGGCTTATCAGTTAGTGCTGCTACAACACCCGGAAGAGCACCTTCCATTCCAGCAATTACTATGATTACCCTCGCCCTTTTAAGTCTGTCCATATGTTCCACAATCCTGTGAAGACCTGCTATCCCTACATCATAAAGCGTTTCTACACGACTTCCAAGAAATTCTGCTGTGACCATTGCCTCTTCAGCAATTCCAATATCCGATGTTCCTGCTGTGAGTATCAGAATGTCACCCTTTTTAGTTCTTGATCCACCTGCAACTATAGCACCACTCCTTTCATAGAATCTTGCGCTCTTAATCTTTAATTTTTTATATATCTCTAAACTT
The nucleotide sequence above comes from Thermodesulfovibrionales bacterium. Encoded proteins:
- the larB gene encoding nickel pincer cofactor biosynthesis protein LarB, with amino-acid sequence MNREELLAILKDVRDARLSPEEALKKLLHLPYANLKVARIDYYRELIAGIPEVIFAKDKSIQDTVRIARDMFKKYGRFLITRGSLEIYKKLKIKSARFYERSGAIVAGGSRTKKGDILILTAGTSDIGIAEEAMVTAEFLGSRVETLYDVGIAGLHRIVEHMDRLKRARVIIVIAGMEGALPGVVAALTDKPVIGVPTSSGYGMSLGGIAALLSMLNSCVPGLAVMNIDNGFGAACFAHRINILDKDSL